AAATGTCTACCCATCGTAACGCAGACAGAAATATGGGATACCCATACACAGCAGCGGGCAATTATTGAGTGTCCGGTTAAAACGATGAACATAGATGAAAACGCTGGCATCTACCAAGTTGATACTGGAATTGTGCTATTTCCAGATCTGTCAAAGCGATATGATCGGCAGATTGAGGCGTTCAGCCTCGCTTACGTTGCTTTCAACGCACCGCACTTCGCTGACTTCGTTATCGAACGCCCCACTGCCATCGTTGAAAATGGCGTAGAAGTCACCCAAGTTTACCACTATTCCGAAATTCGGAGTTTAGAAGCAAAAAATACCGTGTTCTGCATCGGTGAACTTTAACAGACATTCCCATTCAGATAAATGTAGTTAGGTCGGTTCGATGCCTGCACCTGCACTGTAAACAAATTTCCTTGCAAAAATTTTTCTGTTTCCTTATAATGCTTGGTAAAGCACCGAACCGTATGTCAGATTTTAATAGGTGCTAATAACAACTCGCATGATACTTTATACGGAGGACAGAAGTATGAAAAGTGTTCACATAAGTCTTGTTTTAGCACTAATACTTGCACTTGCATTTGTTAGTGCGCCGAAAGCTGATAACCACCAATCCCAATCGCTAACCATTGTCTGGGCAGAATGGGATCCCGCTAATTACTTGCAGGAACTCTCAAAAGACTTTACCGCTGAAACCGGAATAACCGTTGATGTCATCCAGATTCCGTGGCCCAATTTCCAAGATAAAGTCTTTACAGCGTTTGTCGGGAAAAGCGACCTTTACGACATCGTCATTGGCGATAGTCAGTGGCTCGGCAGGAACTCTCAAGGCAAAAACTACATCAATCTAACCGATTGGATCAATGAAAATATCGATGTAGATGCTATCTACGGCCCCGCGATGACTGCGTTTGCTGAATACCCGAAAGGCAGTGGAACATATTGGGCATTGCCCGCAGAGGTAGATGCCGCTGGATACGTCTACCGGAAAGACCTTTTTGAAGCCCCGAAGGAAATGGCGGCGTTTGAAAAGAAATATGGCTACGCACTCGCACCCCCGAAAACTTACGATCAACTCCGGGATATTGCCGAATTTTTTACGCGCCCAGATGATGACCTCTACGGTATCGCAACGTGGTATAGCAAAGAATATGACGGTATTACGATGGGATTTCAACAGGTGATGTGGAGTTTCGGTGGTTCCTATGGCGACGCAGAGACCTATAAAGTCGCTGGACTCCTTAACTCTGAAGACGCTGCCAAAGCACTCGAATTCTACACCGACCTGCTCCAATTTTCACCCCCGGATGCCCCAAACTATTATTGGGCGGAAACGCTGAACGCTTACAATTCTGGTAAGGTCGCGATGGCAATGAATTATTTCGCCTTTTTCCCTGGGGTGATTAACCCAGAGGTGAATAAGATCTCGCACGATAAGAGCGGTTTCTTTATCGCACCCGCCGGCCCGAAAGGACACTATATCAGCATCGGTGGACAAGGCATGTCGATTTCTTCCTATTCTAAGAACAAAGATATTGCCAAGCAATACATGAAATGGTTTATGCAGAAACCTGTGCAGGAGAAATGGGCCGCACTCGGTGGCTTCACACCGCACAAAGAGGTGTTGCAGTCGGATACCTTTAAGATGGCAACGCCCTTTAACGAAGCCTTCGCTGCGAGTTTCCCATACCTTCGCGATTTCTGGGCAGTGCCGGAATACGCAGAACTCTTAGCGGCTTGCCAGACGCATTGGAACGCAGCCATCTCCAAAATCAAGTCCCCTAAAGAGGCACTCGACGCTATCGCACGAGAGCATGAGGAAATCTTTGAGGACGCAGGCTACTACGACGAGTAAGGATTGAAAGGGTGAAAGATTGCAAATGCAGTCCTTCACCCGCCATCCGCCATTACAGTTGCCATTTTTTGATTCATCTTAAATCCTGCCGACAAGTATCGTTGCGCGTGATAGCAAGAGGACATTCCCCTATAACACACGAGGTGGCACAATGCAGAAGCAGATTCAGGCAGCACCGACAATCATTTATCCCGAATCAGATGGGGAACCTATGGCTGAAACCGATCGACATCGAAATCTCATGATGGATTTTATTTTTATGCTTAAGGAACATTTTGAGGATGTCAACGATGTATACGTCTCAGGAAACCTACTGATGTATTATGAGGAAGGCAACATTTACAAATCTGTAGCTCCCGATGTGTTCGTTGTTTTCGGTGTCAGTAAGAAAGAGCGGCGGACGTATCGGACGTGGGAAGAGGCGCGCACTCCTGATTTTGTGTTGGAGGTCGAGAGTCCAAGCACATACACCAACGATATAACAGATAAGAAATCGCTCTATGCGTCTGTGTTAAGTGTTCAAGAGTATTACATTTACGACCCCTATGGAGAAGTACATCCACATTTTCAAGGGTATCGACTGGTAGACGGGGTATATCAAGAGATCGCGTTTGTGGATGAACGTTTACCGTCAGTCGTACTCGGTTTGGAGTTAGGGGAGCGAGACGGTATTCTGAGTTTGTACGATGCGAATCATTCTGCGTGGGTTCCACCGCCGAAGGCACGGGTTTTAGAGGCGGAAGCACGTGTTGAAAATGCGGAGGCGCGCGTTGCACAAGAGGCAGAAGCACGGCAAAGAGAGGCAGAAGCACGGGAACACGCCGAAACAGAACTTGCTAAGGCTTTAGTGGTTATTGAACAGCTTAAAGAAAAAACACAGGACTGACAAATCGGCTGTCGGTGTATCTGCTAACAGCAAGAGGTGCCTGGTTTCCCGAAAGCCTCTTTTCTGATGGCTGACGGCTTTCGTAAATAATATGCAAACCAACCACCCGTACAAGACATCGCGCGGGATGAGCGACTACCAAATAAAGATGGCATTCATCATGCCCACCATGGTTTTGCTCATCTTGATGAACATCTTTCCGCTCCTCTGGTCGTTGTACCTAAGTTTCCATCGCTACAAGGCCTCAATGCCCGCAGCTCCAAGGTTTATTGGTGTTCGTAATTATGCACGCCTCCTTCAAGACCCAGAGATATGGGGTTACTTTCAAACCACTGCATATTTCGTCCTGTTAGCAGTCGCGGCACAATTCTTGATCGGGTTCGGGTTAGCACTGCTCCTGAATCGTGAATTCCGATATAAAGGCTTCATTACAACACTTCTCCTGCTCCCGATGATGCTATCCCCCGTAGTTGTCGGACTCTTTTGGCGTTTTATTCTTTACTCAGATAATTCCGGATTGCTGAATTTTTTCCTGAGCCCTATTCTGAAATCTCCGATCGGCTGGACGACCCATCCGAAAGTGGCAATGTTATCTGTTGTTATTGTCGATACATGGATGTGGTCACCCTTCATGATGTTGATCGCTTTAGCCGGATTAAGCGCTGTTCCGAAATATCTCTATGAAGCCGCTGATGTCGATAGAGCCTCCGCTTGGTTCAAGTTCCGATGGATTACGCTGCCATTGGTATCACCCCTTCTACTCATTGCACTCCTGTTCCGAACAATGGATGCCTTCAAAATGTTCGACATCGTCTATGTCCTAACCCGTGAGGGGGGCCCCGGCACCGCTACAGAAACTGTATCAATGAACCTCTATAAACTCGCTTTTCGGAACTATAACACCGGCAAGGCGTGTGCAATGGCATACATTCTGCTCATCATTATCGTTGCACTGAGCAATATCTACGTGAAATACCTCAACCGCGTTAAAGGGGAAACATAAGGAAAATGCGGAATCGGAAAAATTTTTGGCACTACCTCATAATTGCATTCATTGCCGTGGCTGTGATTATCTATATCACGCCGATTTATTGGATTTTGGCAACGTCTCTGAAAGGTTTCGCAGATATTACCACGAAACTTCCCAAGTTCGTCTTTAAAATATCGCTGGAAAACTATCAGAAATTAATGCCTTCAGAAGGGGTCCCGGGCGTAACATACATTTTTCTCGCAGAGGTGTTCATAGGACTACTCCTGTTCGGCGTTTTTTCTCTGTTTAAGGCGAAGTTACCCCGCTATCTCGGTTTGGTCTGGAATATTATTTTCGTTTTAACCTGTCTCTATAGTTTTCTGAGTCTGCCGCCGATGCAGAGTCGTCTTCAAACGGATGCCCGATTCAATTTCCTGCTACTGATCGTCTGCACAATTATCGCCTATCTGTTGATTGACCCATTAAGGAAAACAGGCAGCATAGCCTCACAAACTGAGAAGAAACTGCGACTGACGGTCGTCTTACCGAGCGTCTTTGGAACAATCGCTGTTTGTGTCGCATTGGCGAACGGTGGGTCCAAGTATTTCTATCAATTGCTCAATAGTATTATCATTGGTGGTGGTAGCACAATTCTCGCAGTCGGACTCGGAACGCTTGCAGCTTACGCCTTTTCCCGATTCGACGTAGCCGGTAAAGACGACCTACTCTTCTTCATCCTCAGCACACGGATGTTACCCCCTGTCGTTGTCGTCATTCCGATCTATCTGATGTATAGTGAACTCGGTTTGCGAGACACACACTTTGGGTTGATCCTGCTCTATACCACCTTTAATGTCTCGTTTGCGGTGTGGCTCATGAAAGGATTCATTGATGAAATTCCGAAGGAGTATGAAGATGCTGCACTCGTTGATGGTTACTCTCGATTTCAAACCTTTGTGAAGGTGATTTTACCACAATCCGTTACGGGTATCGCCGCAACTGCAGTGTTTTGTCTCATTACAGCATGGAACGAATTCGCCTTCGCCTTGGTGCTCACAGAAGTCGGTGGCAAAGCCGTAACCGCGCCGCCCTCAATTACCAGTGCGACCGGTTCTGCAGGCATGGATTGGGGAAAAATCGCTGCAGCGACGTTTGTTTTCCTGCTCCCCGTCGCTGTTTTTACTTTCCTAATGCGGGGACACTTACTCAGAGGCGTTACTTTTGGCGCAGTGAAAAAGTGAGAATACATCCTTAAAAGTAGTAGGCACGCGCCGCGTGCCGTAGACGTGTTTATAGAAACTGAAAACTTCTGTGGATTTCCAAATAGAAATAGTGCTAAAATACGTGTAACCTTTAGATGACAGTTTGGGGTAATACCGGCAAGTCCGAAAAAACGATGAACGGAGGTTCCTAAGATGAACAGACCAGCACTGCCACTCACCGATCAAGAGATGCGGGATTTCATCATCAACGGGTACGTCAAGGTAAAGACCGACTTCCCGCCGAGTTTTCATGAAAATGTTTACGAACAACTGGAAACAATGTTTGAAACGGGCAATCTGGGGAACAACGTCCTGCCGCTCATCCCTGAGATGCAGGAGGTTTTTGACCATCCCGTTGTCCACGGCGCAATGCAAGGCGTACTCGGCGCGGACTACGTTATGCATCCACACCGATACTGCCACTACAACCCTGAAGGGAGTGACGGGCAAGGTTTCCATAAGGATACTTATGAAGGCGATGAACAGATTCGTCGGCACCGATGCCGTTGGACGATGGCGTTCTATTATCCGCAGGATGTCACGGAAGATATGGGGGCTACCGCCGTTTTACCCGGTTCGCAGTATTATGAGACTGGTGAAAGCGCACACGAGCAGCCGGACCTCTCGCTCTGTGGTGAAGCCGGAACTGTGACAATCGTCCATTACGATTTATGGCACCGCGCAACTCCGAATCGGAGCGATAAGAAACGGTACATGGTGAAATTCCTCTTTTCCCGATTGGGCGAGCCGCAAACACCGGCGTGGAACAGCGATACGGCTAACTGGTACAACGGCGAAGAACCTGAACATCCGGAAATGTGGGAATCTTTATGGGACTGGTATTATGGGAAGCAGAACGGAAACCCTGCCAATGGTGTTTCGCGTGCTGAGGTAGACGCTCTTATCGGAACTTTGGATAACGATAACGAGAGAGAAAGGCTAAATGCCGCGTATCGTTTAGGACGCGTTGGTGCTGCTGCTGTGCCTTCCTTGAAGCAGGCGTTGCACGGTAAATCTGATGCTATCCGCAACTACGCCGGGTATGCCCTGAGTCTCACTGGTGCACCCGCTGTTCTGACACTCATTGACGCACTGCAAGCGGCAAATGATTCCGTCCGTGGCACCGCGGCGTATGCCTTAGCGGATATGGGCAAAACCGCACAAGAGGCGATGCCTGCGTTAACTCGCGCTGCACAAGATTCCTCCGAATGGGTACGACGACACGCCACAGAGGCATTGGGACTCATCGGACAACAGGTTTCTGAAGAGATGGACCTGTCCGAGACTGTACAGGTCTTAACAAACGGATTGCATGATGACTATTACTGGATTCGCGATAACGCTGCCCGTTCCTTAGCAAAATTAGGCACACTCGCTGAACCGGCAATCCCTACCCTTATTGAGCAGCTCGAAGATGAGAATCGATATGTCCGCTTCCATGCCGCATTGGCCTTAAAGCAAATTAAGACACCAGAGGCGCAGGACGCGCTTTTCAATCACCTATTTGCTTCGCGTTGGTGTACGCTAACGACACGCGGAACACCATATTAGAGAACATCTCTTAAATGCCCTAATAGAATTTGACTCCCTGTCAGAAAAAATAGAGGAGGGCGCGCAAGATGAATAGACCGACACTGCCACTCACCGATGAACAGATGCGGGATTTCATCATCAACGGGTACGTCAAGGTGAAAACCGATTTCCCGTCGAGTTTTCATGAGAATATTCGTCAGCAATTGGACACAATGTTTGAGGAAACCGGGAATTTGGGGAACAATCTCCTGCCAGCTATCCCTGAAATTCAAGAAGTTTTTGACCATCCTGTGGTTCATGGCGCGATGCAAGGTGTGCTCGGTTCGGACTACGTCATGCATCCACACCGATACTGCCATTTCAATCAACAGGGCAGCGAGGGTCAGAATTTTCATAAAGACAGTTATGCAGGAGACGAACAGATTCGTCGGCACCGGTGTCGTTGGACGATGGCGTTCTACTACCCGCAGGATGTCACAGAAGATATGGGACCAACGGCTGTGCTGCCGGGTTCTCAGTATTACGAGACGGGTGAAAGTGCGCATGAACAGCCAGAAGTTGCACTCTGTGGCGAAGCAGGGACTGTGACGATTGTCCACTACGATTTATGGCACCGCGCAATGCCAAATCGGAGCGACAAAAAGCGATATATGTTAAAGTTTCTCTTTATCCGACTTGATGAACCACAAGCACCTTTGTGGCAGAGTCATACTGCCGACTGGCACACATTCAGCAACGGAGAAGAATCCGAGCATCCGGAATTATGGGAGTCGGTATGGGACTGGTATTACGGGAAACAGAACGGTGCTGTCAACGGTGTTCCCGAAAATGAAGTGGATACCCTCGTTGAAACCTTGAATAGTAAGAATGAAAAAGACAGGTTAAATGCCGCTTATCGGTTGGGGCGGGTCGGTGCAGCTGCCGTGCCTGCCTTGAAGCAAATGTTACACAGCGAATCTAATGCTATCCGCGAGTATGCAGGATACGCTTTGAGTCTCACCGGTGCATCCGCTGTTCCGACGCTTATTGATGCCTTGCAAGCAACAGACGATTCCGTTCGGGCAAGCGCAGCATTCGCCTTGGCAGATATGGGAAAAACCGCGCAAGAGGCACTACCTGCGTTGGTCCGCGCTGCACAAGACCCCTCCGAATCGGTCCGACGACACGCAACAGAGGGGTTGGGACTCATCGGACAACTGGTGTCTGACGAAATAGATGTGTCCGAGACTGTGCAGGTCTTGGCAACTCAGTTGAGCGATGCCTATTTTCCTGTTCGCGATAACGCTGCCCGTGCCTTAGCGAAATTCGGAACGCTTGCTGAACCGGCGATGCCTGCGCTTGTCGCGCAACTTGAGGATGAGGACCGATATGTCCGTTTCCATGCCGCGTTAGCGTTAAAGCAGGTTCAAACGCCAGAGGCGCAGGACGTGCTTTTCAATCATCTATTTACTTCGCGCTGGTGTGCCCTAACAACGCGCGGAACACCGTTTTAGGAAATATCGTTATGCCAAGCGCGCTCGTTGCCAAGCTTCAAAACGTAACGAGCGCGTTTCAGAAAGTCCATTTGTTATCGAGGATTTTTTACCCGGTACGTTCCACAGAATAACCGTGCAATCATCGCTTCCACTCGCAACTTCAATTGCGCAAACCGAGTTGATGACTTAACTCCATTAGACGTTTATTTATGCCTGTTTTATCAATCCGGTTGCCATCCACAAATTCTTGATATTCTGGCAACAACCCATCTGGGACCATCAGGCGTGAATTCGCTTCACGCAATGCTAACAACCCCATAAAGATTTGCATCTCCCGTGAATAGTCGGGTATGAAGTCGTTGAATGCTTGACGGAGCTCACCTTCCGTGAAGGTATCACGACCATTGCGTCTGGCGATGTTATTTGCACGTTGAACAATCAAGAGCAGATCTCGCCAAGTCAATCCGTCTGTTTCTGCGCCTCCGACGAGTGCCTGGAAATTAATGTTACCGGAGGTCTGTCCTTGACAGCAAATTTTTAAAACTTCTACTCTACCACCACCTGTAGGCGGTAGCATGATCAATTTGGTGTCAAAAATACCGTACCGTCGAAAGATGGATGGCATTAAATCCGGGCGTTGTGATCCCGCCACCCATATCACTCTACCGTGCAACGATACATCGTTCATGGCATTCACGAGGGCTTGCGGAAATGTTTGCGCGTGTTCTTCTGGATTCATTGTCGTATACGGGGATGCCTGCTCAATTTCATCGATAAAAACAACCGTCGGGGCAATGCCGCGGATAAAATTGAGTCCCGCATTCAGGTTCCGTTCATAAGTGTTTCCGTTTTCATTGATGTTTATTGTTACTTCACTGACCTGATTGGCGTAGCGGAGTCGGACAAAAGCCATGTTCGCCTCACCCGCGAGTACCCTTGCGGCATACACCTTGCTGGTTCCATGTGGGCCGAGGAAGAGCATGCCTCGCGGCACACGTCTCAGATCTCGATTTTTCATACCCGCTGCAATATCCCGGATGATTCGCATGACATACCAACCGTCGTCAGAAGGGCCTTTGCGAGTTTCACCGAGTTCAAGAACGCCGTGGCTGAAGGTCTTGAGACTCTCACGCCGATGTCTGAACAACGCTTCACCGTCTATTTTCCGTTGTGCAGATTCTGCCTGTTGCACAACATCGTGAACACCGAGGAGGTTTAGCCCTATTGTTTCCCGTGCCAAGGTTGCTTTCTCGCGATTATTCCCCAAGGTTTTACGCATCTGTGACGAACCATCCGAGATGTCATATAGATGTTCAATAAACCTTAGGCGTTCATTATAGTTCGGAAACGGAATTTCTATCATAGGAATCTCAGGATTCACGGTGAAATTCGGGTGTACGTCGGATATATTGTGCGTAACGAGCAGGACGACGTGCTTATGCCTTCGGATGTCAAGGTCAGATGCCCAATAGAGGATTTGGTTAAACAAGAGTTGTGCTTCATCTCCACCAACTTCATTCAGCGACGGATCGTTCGGCGTGAGCAGCTCGAGAAAATTGATTACCAACCCAATGCTTGTTCTGCCTTGCCGCAAGAGACGGTTTAATTTGCTCCGCAACTCTCCAGAAGGCGAAGGATCCAAGGTCACTAATGGATCTTCATGTTCTTTATTAAACGCTAAATCGGCATTAATTCTTCGGCGTACAAGCTGCGGATCTACTTCCTGTTCGGCGAGATTAACGTCTTCAACTTCTCTAAAGCGACCCAAAGTCTGAAGCCATGTCGCGACACTCTGAAAATGGAAAGTCCCTATTTTGTTGTACTGTGGGAAGATCTCAAGTGTTCTCTGCATATTTCGCCACTGACCAACTTTAGGGAAATGAATCCCTTCTGATGTATTATATCCGAGAACGAGTTGGCAGCCTAATAAATTGAGCTGCGCCATGAGATAGTCCGTAGTACGCAAGTAGCCGTAAACATCATCGTATAGCAGATCATTTATATTAAAATGGAGCAGAAATTGGTGAGCAGAACCCGCATCATAGTGTTTTTTAATTTCATCCCAGAACATTTTGCCTCCGCAATTTATAGTAAATTCCAAAAATAAATACACACTTTCAGTTTTCCCTGGTAGGTGCGGTTTCCTAATCACACCATAGGTGTCAATTTAAGAAAAAATAACTGTTGTGGTTCCCAGGCCCGGTAGGTTCGGAATGTAATACAAGGAATGGATTTAGTCTATTCCCAGACTAAATCCCCCAACCGAACCGGGTTTTACACAGAAACCTTGAAAACTTCAAAAACCTCTTGAATCCCGTAGGGTTTATTTCCTTGGGTGTTTCTTTAAGTATCTGTGTAGAAAAACGTGACCTCACAGAACTAAGCCCGTAGGGGCGGCATTCTCGGCATAGTAAGTCTGAACTGTGATTTCTGCGATTTCTGTGATTTTTGTGATAAGATTTCTGATGGCAAATCAGGTTCTGATTGTGGCGTTGAAGTTTCTACAGAGGTGGCGTTCCCGTGGAACTGCTGAGTCGTCAGGGCTGGGTTTTCAGTATTCAGTTGCTTGTGATAGGTGCTCTTATCATGGAAATCATAGCCATCAGAAAAATCACAGTTCAGAACGCAAAATTGGAAAGCGTGAGGAAACCACCCGTCCCGGTCTGGGTGCCGAGGTTGTTTTTGGGTGCCGAGATGGCTATTTTTCTAAAATTGACACCTATGGTGCGGTTTCCTAATCACACCGATGTTGAGTGTATAAATAATTACAGAAGCTACTATAAACAATCAATGGCGAGACGACTTGTGATGCTACGCTAAATGATTATGCGCGACCGGTATTTTAATTACATGATGAACCATATACCGATCCGCGCTGTGACAATGCCAAGAATTGCACCTGCAAGCACATCTGTCGGATAGTGGACACCAAGATAGACACGTGCGATACCAACTGTGGTTGCCCAGAAAAATATTGGGATGCGTAAAACTGGAAAGAAACTTGCCAAGAGTGTCATCATCAGAAAAGCGGAGGCGGTGTGCCCTGATGGAAAACTGAATTGATCCGGTGGACGGACTCGAAACTCGACATCCACAATGTGTTTACAAGGGCGATCTCGTTTCATTGACTGTTTAATGAGATGATAGAGGAGTCTCTCAAGCGGGAAGGCAATTGCCGCTGACAAAAGAAAGGGTTTGCTAATCGTGGAATTATATGTTAGATATACATAGAGTCCTAAAAATGGGTAAATCCATCCGTTAGCACTCCATGAGATCAAACGAAATGAACGATTGAGGATAACGCGTTCGTCGCCCCAACTAAAAATGTGCTCGAACAGCAACCTATCCCATCGCGTCAGACTGTTTGTAAATTCTCTTAGCATAGTTTGTAAGGTAAGCAGGCAGAGGTATGAAACCGACCCACTCTATTTCCTTTTGTTCTCTTTGACCGACTCCGCCCACTGAAAAGCAGGGAGCAGCGAGGGGTTTCCTCTACCAGCAATACAGTAGATATTATACCACACATACAAACAAAGGTCAAATCTTTTTTCTTTTTATTACGCCTCAGCCTTATATATGATAGCAGCGTTTCACCTAACATCTAAAGAAGTGGGAAACCTTCACGCCGCGGACATCATAACTTCTCACGAAGCCTTTGGATCCACATAATCAGCGAGATCTCTGAGCGCGATGACGCTGTAATCGTTTTCAGCAAGGTACGCCATATACGCCTCAAATTGTTCCGGTTCTATGTGAACCCATGGATGCTCAAGGTCTGGCACCCCGTGGAACGTAAGAATCGCAATATTCCCATCTGTTGCTTGGGCAAGTGCCCATGTGAAATCATCAAAGTTCCAATGGGGGCCCGCGGCTCCGGTTGTCGGGATTAGGAGCGGATGGTGTTGTGTGGGGTTATAAGCCGGGCCGCGCCCGCCTTCGTTGTCGTAAGGAAATTCAGGCGCGACACCACGCCTCGCAAAATCAAAACCGTGTGACGCAAGCACCTCAACAGCTGCTTCACCGTGGCTATAACCGGGGTAACAGAACGTTGTGGGTTGCGGAATGCCGTAAGCCTCACATCGCGCATCAATATGTTCAAGATCCGCGCGCAGCTCCGCCGCGGACTGCTGCGTGACGTTTCGATGGTACTGGGTATGATTGCCGATCTCGAAACCCGCATCGTGTAACCCACGTACCTCCTCCCACGTCATGTAGGCATCTTTATTCGTCAGGAAGTTCAGCCCTTCGGTAATGTAGAAGGTCGCTCCAAAGCCATAAGATTTCAGGAGCGGACCGACAAAAGTCGCCTGCGATTTACAGCCGTCATCAAAGGTCAACACGACGAGTTTATCAGGGATTGTTTTGCGTGAATTGTTTTTCATACTGTTGGAGTTGTGTCCAAAAAATAATGCTACATTGCATTGCCAGATAATTATAACCACAAACCGCTGTTTAAATCAAGTGAAAATTACATCAACAACCTTTTTCTGTAGAAGCACTCTCCGAATCGCGACCTCTTCGATTGCCATCAGGGTCATTCAATTCTCCGTTTTTGGTGTTGTATTTTGCACAGGTGTTAATACTTTATATATGTTATGTTTTTTGAAAAACCGCAGAAATTTTCGCAGCATTTCGCACCGGATCCTGGAAAAAAAGACATCCAATCCAATAATTTCTTAAAATTGAATAACCCTGCGACTGCCAGAGAAAATGCTTGAAATGCTTGACAAAAATTCCAAAATACTTTAAAATGTTCAAAGGAAAATAATGGAGGTGTAATTATGATTGATCGACGCGCATTTCTAAAATCGCTGGCCGGTTTGACAACGGGTATTCTTTTGTCATCAGCTTGTGCCGAAGGTGATGAAGAAAATAGTCCCAGTGACCGCCTTGGTGCGCTCTTGCCGACACGACGATTCGGTCGCACAGGCGAGGCTGTGACAATGCTCGGCGTTGGTGGATGGCATATCGGCGATATGACGGAAGCTGAGGCTCAGAAAACAATCGAAACCGCGCTTGAAGGCGGTGTACGCTTCTTTGATACCGCAGAAGGTTATCAGACAGGCGGCAGCGAGAGTCGCTTAGGAAAACTCCTTGTTCCAAAATATCGAGATGATGTCTTCCTTATGACAAAGACAAGAGCACGGGACGCCAATGAAGCATGGGAACACCTTGAAGGGTCGCTCTCACGCCTCAATACAGACAGACTTGACCTCTGGCAGGTACATGCTGTACGAAACCCGGCAGACGTGGATGAGAGAATTGAAAACGGTGTTTTGGATGTTATGCTTGAGGCTAAGGAGACTGGAAAAACACGTTATATCGGGTTCACAGGGCATTCAAGTCCCGCTGCCCATCAACGCGTCCTTGAAAAGACGGATATTTTTGACGCTTGTCAATTATCAATGAACCTTGCTGACGTTAGTTACGAAAGTTTCATTGAAAAAGTCGTACCAACCCTCGTGGAGCGAAACATCGGTGTGATTGGCATGAAAGCCTTGGCAAACGGCGGGTTCTTCGGCGGTTCGCAGCACGGGCGGCACGGTACGAATCCGAAAGTCGTCCCGGATCGCGTCAGCGTCTCCGAAGCGGTTCGGTTCGTCTGGGCACTGCCCGTCAGCACGCTCGTTACCGGTCCCGACAACGCCAAGCAGATGCAAGAGAAAATTGATATCGCCCGTGAATTCACGGGTATGGAAGACGACGAACGCCAGAAATTGATAGAAAAGGTTGAGGATATGGCTGGAACAACAGTTGAGTTCTACAAAGCCTAAACTCTTTAGGATTTACGCATTTCCTTTTAAAGTACCCCTGATAA
This region of Candidatus Poribacteria bacterium genomic DNA includes:
- a CDS encoding polysaccharide deacetylase family protein, which translates into the protein MKNNSRKTIPDKLVVLTFDDGCKSQATFVGPLLKSYGFGATFYITEGLNFLTNKDAYMTWEEVRGLHDAGFEIGNHTQYHRNVTQQSAAELRADLEHIDARCEAYGIPQPTTFCYPGYSHGEAAVEVLASHGFDFARRGVAPEFPYDNEGGRGPAYNPTQHHPLLIPTTGAAGPHWNFDDFTWALAQATDGNIAILTFHGVPDLEHPWVHIEPEQFEAYMAYLAENDYSVIALRDLADYVDPKAS
- a CDS encoding ATP-binding protein translates to MFWDEIKKHYDAGSAHQFLLHFNINDLLYDDVYGYLRTTDYLMAQLNLLGCQLVLGYNTSEGIHFPKVGQWRNMQRTLEIFPQYNKIGTFHFQSVATWLQTLGRFREVEDVNLAEQEVDPQLVRRRINADLAFNKEHEDPLVTLDPSPSGELRSKLNRLLRQGRTSIGLVINFLELLTPNDPSLNEVGGDEAQLLFNQILYWASDLDIRRHKHVVLLVTHNISDVHPNFTVNPEIPMIEIPFPNYNERLRFIEHLYDISDGSSQMRKTLGNNREKATLARETIGLNLLGVHDVVQQAESAQRKIDGEALFRHRRESLKTFSHGVLELGETRKGPSDDGWYVMRIIRDIAAGMKNRDLRRVPRGMLFLGPHGTSKVYAARVLAGEANMAFVRLRYANQVSEVTININENGNTYERNLNAGLNFIRGIAPTVVFIDEIEQASPYTTMNPEEHAQTFPQALVNAMNDVSLHGRVIWVAGSQRPDLMPSIFRRYGIFDTKLIMLPPTGGGRVEVLKICCQGQTSGNINFQALVGGAETDGLTWRDLLLIVQRANNIARRNGRDTFTEGELRQAFNDFIPDYSREMQIFMGLLALREANSRLMVPDGLLPEYQEFVDGNRIDKTGINKRLMELSHQLGLRN
- a CDS encoding aldo/keto reductase is translated as MIDRRAFLKSLAGLTTGILLSSACAEGDEENSPSDRLGALLPTRRFGRTGEAVTMLGVGGWHIGDMTEAEAQKTIETALEGGVRFFDTAEGYQTGGSESRLGKLLVPKYRDDVFLMTKTRARDANEAWEHLEGSLSRLNTDRLDLWQVHAVRNPADVDERIENGVLDVMLEAKETGKTRYIGFTGHSSPAAHQRVLEKTDIFDACQLSMNLADVSYESFIEKVVPTLVERNIGVIGMKALANGGFFGGSQHGRHGTNPKVVPDRVSVSEAVRFVWALPVSTLVTGPDNAKQMQEKIDIAREFTGMEDDERQKLIEKVEDMAGTTVEFYKA
- a CDS encoding phosphatase PAP2 family protein translates to MLREFTNSLTRWDRLLFEHIFSWGDERVILNRSFRLISWSANGWIYPFLGLYVYLTYNSTISKPFLLSAAIAFPLERLLYHLIKQSMKRDRPCKHIVDVEFRVRPPDQFSFPSGHTASAFLMMTLLASFFPVLRIPIFFWATTVGIARVYLGVHYPTDVLAGAILGIVTARIGIWFIM